The Pyrus communis chromosome 5, drPyrComm1.1, whole genome shotgun sequence region TTACTAGAGCTCCCAGGAAACTGTTCTTTTGAAGGGCAGCAGTTTGTTGCCAATGTGAGTATTTCAGCAAGATTATGATAAATGTGGATATTCAACAAAGGGTCCAGGCGGAAATCCTCAGAGTGCTCTTCAGCTAAATCCAGCGCTTCCTTGTACAGGGATATAGCTGGAGTGAAATGTTGTTCAAGTATAGCTATCCCGGCAAACCCTCCTAAGTGCTTCCTCTCCTGCTACCTTTGTTTTACCTACAAGAATCTACAGAACAAGATcccataaaacaaaaagaattaataaaaaaaagtgtagGTAATGATGTACAGAAACGTACCATCAGTATTTCCTCCATAGTCATGGGGGACTATTGCAGAGAACGAAGCCCAAAGCTTCATACTTGAGGGTGGCAGCAGGCTTGGCGAAGCTTTAACAGTGTGTTCAGAAGCTTTCCTGCCTCTGCGTGTGTGATGAGTGGATCTGATGAATCATTAAATTCTAAGCATCCTGGAACAGCATAAAAATATCAGACCTAAgaattgcatcttcacatgtaaCTTTAGTGTTACTTATAGACTTAAATGAAGTTGCAAAATAATCATTAACAACCTCTGACTTTTCTTTTCCGAATATCATCTTTCGAACTGTCAATCACTTCTTGGGCATAACTCACACACGTTTCGTGTTGCCTTTGGTAAAAGTGTTCTTCTACTGGAGATAAAGTGAGCCAGGAGAGGCATTCCTCCTGAGGAGGAAGCTCCAACTCATCTTCAACATGCACTTTCAAAGATCGCCACATAATTTTCTTGAAATCTTTATGTGCAAATTCCATAGCTGCCACATCTCTCCTCTGAAAAggcaagtgaaaaaaaattaaggaagtGGTCTGATATACCGTATACTTACATTGAACTCAATGACTCACTAAAACTAATAGGAGAAAGCAAGAACGATATCTTTGGAAAAATCATGAGAAAACACTTACAACCCCAAATGAGTAATAGAAGGATGCGCTCGTGATAAATGGGCGCATTTTTCTTGAGTCAAAGTGTCAACTTGGCTAAAAAGTATACATTAAGCCTTAGATTTTATCTTAATCGTTTCAATTATCTGGCATCTTAGAAATTTTGGCAACGGCAAGCATCCACTAGTTttagaaaataattgaattgaAACAACGAAGGATGCACCGAACTTCATACCTCATATGGATCTCGTATAATTCAATCCACCACCTAGAACCATCAAATGGGCAGGCATTGGGAAATCGTAGAAGTCCATATAAGTCATCAAGTTTGCGTTGCACAGGAGTCCCTGTAATGCACCAACGGTGCTTTGCTTACAACCGCATAGCCATTTCTGTGGTCGCAGAAGCATTATTCTCCACCATTTGAGCCTCATCCAAACTAACTCTCCATCAGAATATCCTGGTCAGAACAGTTTGGAACAACAGGTTACCTAAAACAAAATGGCATGTCATCATCTTGAAAAATACATGTCCAAGAGAAAGTTGCTTCTAAATCAACCCAATGATGTTCTAAGGTAAAGCACTGAAGTATGTAAACCCTAAtaagaaaggagaaaaaaaccaagaaattaAGGCAAATGCTAAACAACTTGAACACTGATCTTTTACAAGAACATGATGGCATTTAAGTACATTTGCTTCAAGAGGTCATGACGAGGGAGCAGCAGTTAACAAAATAAGTGGCTGAAAACTGGGAAATTATTTTTGTACCAAATACGTATCATTCCAAACAAATGATCCAAATGCAAGGGAAAAGATCAATGTTATGCAACATTCTTGCAAGCAATCAGGCAAAGATCTTATACAATGCTTTGAAGAATCCGTACAAACTAGTGTAGCCAATTTTTtagcaaagtaaaaaaaaaaaagaggcagGAACATCACAAGTTTTGAAGGAACCTTTTATGGAATCTCATCAAGCGCTGGTCACCTTCATGCCTATCAGAGTCGTGTGACAGGTCCTCTTTAAGCACATCATATGTTGTTAACACAATGTCAGCGCTAACAAGTTCACTGATATCAATTTCCGACACGTTTGAAAAAGAAGTCTCCCTCACACCTTCATAGATACATGTTTTTAAAGAACCTGCACGAGTATGACTGGGATAATAAGAAAAGTCAGTAGGTACAACATCCGTCATCTGGTGATAAATAATTCATAACCTTCGCAAGACCATGTCAAGCAATAAACATGGTCAAAATTGAATCGATTTATCACAAATGAGTCATCTAAGGAGATTGAAGGATAGCATAAGAAATATTTAACAGTTTAACAACCCTATCCTTTTGGGATAAATGACAAATCAACTTACGGACTTTAATGCACTGTCTAACAGTGCTGAGATTTGCAAATGCAAGATAGTTAAGACATAAAATATACCGTAAAATTTCAGCATGCCATTGGAGCAAAATAGGAGCCGGACAAATTGTAAGAGTGGCACCAGTAGCCACAGGAGAGGTGGTAGCCTGTATCAGTTCTGAGCATAGCTGGCAAATATATTTCCCATCTCTTTCAACTACAGTGgttgtatttttcctttttatgtgCTTCTGAGAGGCCTCACTGGATTTGATGGATTTTCCATCTGCTGAATAACCGACACAGTCTGCATGTTGCCATGCATCGCATATGTCACACTGTACCCATAATCCTGTGTATGACAACATATTTTCACTCACAACTCCACATACTCATTCAACTCGCTCCCTTTTAAATCTTTTAAGATTGATTTTCTGATCTTTGGTAGCTTGAGATACATAATCAGCAAATATGCTGTCTTCATCTGCTGACTTCGGATGCGCAAATATGCAAGCAAGGAGTTCAATAGTTTTCCCCATGCACATCTCATCTGTGATCGTCATAAAAGATAAACGTCACAGAAAGCAATTATGGAAACACCAGTCCTTCCTTCAGAATGAGAAATACAATACTTAAGAAAGATAAAACATTATTAATCATATTTCGTCTATTGCCAAAAATAGCAATGGATACTTTGAAAAGGCAAAAGTACAAGTTGATAGAGAACTTCACTAAATATGTCGTAGAAGAAACTTTAGGAACTGGTAAATGGAAAATTTGCAATCACTTGTAATATCTGTTTCATTCCTAGTTTTTCGTTCAAGTAGGGTTTTATGATTAAGCTATTTAAGAAAACTAGGCAATTAAGTTAACGTACAATCTTTCAAAAAAAGTTTAAAGTACAAAAACAGGAACGACGAATTAATTCAACGGAAATTAATAATCGAATAAAACCACAATAATTTATGGAGAATTTCGAACCTGTGTGAGCAGTGGATTCAACTTCAAGAGGCGGGCATGCggttctctccctcctcccggGTACTGAGCTCACGCGCGAATTGCGACTCGGCAACGTGCAAACTTTGTATAATTCGACCTTTTCGTATCTGTGCTCCTGTTAGTTTTTTTCTGTTCAAACGTATATTATATTAGgttagatgttaaattagtcGTCCACGAAATTTGAATTCAATACCTTTTTATTAATGTGGTAAAAAAAGCTCGCCTAATGTCATGCCAGTCAACGGCATCTCGGTTATTTCCATAGTTCGTAGCATTTTGATTGGTCCGTTAATAGCTTGTTTGgatttgtttttgaaataattgaaatcgttttttataaaaatgtttttagaatcaACCATTAATAAAGATGTAAATAACTCttagaaaagcacttaaaatgttTTCCGAAGAAGTACATAacagatgtttttttttaaagaaagcactttaaatatttttgaaattcaaaaatattttcactaaaaatgttttcaatcattttaaaaatagttgAATACATTATATTTTTTTGCCCAAAATTGCGTCGTTCTGGGAACAATTTTAGGAAATAGGGTTTTAAGGGTCAAGTCTGTGATCAATTTCTAGGGTTTATAATTTCAGTCCCCGAATGAAAGGAGGAAGGAAGAATCTGAAGAGGACGGTGGAGCAACAGAGCTTAACGTTAGAAGATGGTCACTCTGTAATGCAAGTGCTTTCTCTCCGCGGATCCAACCTCATCGAGGTGTGCTCTTCTATTCCAATtcaatttttagggtttttgacaCAGAAAGAAAAACCCTTCTAAAACCCTGATCCCAATTCGATCTCTTTGCGAAAATGCAGTAGTGGGTTTCGatcaatttgtaaaaaaaatgagGTGGGTTGGGCCTAATCTTTAGGTTCAGATGCTGTTCGAAAAGAAAGTTGTAAACTTGGATTTTCACATTGTGTTTAGAATTGCTTAGCTTGCTTCTGATTCTGCTGTAATTGTTTAAGGTAATGGATGCGAAAGGAGAGAAATCATTGGCGCTGTTTCCAGCTAAGTTTTCAAAGAGCATGTGGATAAAGCGAGGTTGGTTTCCTATGTACGTATCTCATTTCAACGTATTCTAGCAAttgtagcaaaaaaaaaaaggctgaaTTTGGGTCGATTTTCAAGTGGCAGGGAGTTTTGTTGTGGTTGATGCAAGTGGGAAGGAGAAGGTTCTTGAATCTGGAAGCAAGGTGGCATGCATTGTTTCGCAAGTTCTGTTTTACGAACAAGTTCGGGTTACTGAAGAAATCACCAGACTGGTGTGTATTCGCATCCCATTGTAAAATGTTTATCACTATCTCAACAGAAAATGCAGCTTCTGTAGCTTAAACGTTTCATAGTGCGATGGCTTTTTTATGTTTCGGTTACTTCATATCAAACTTTGAAATTTCCCTCGAACAAACTCAGTGTTTGCTCCGACCTTCTCTTTATTTGGGTAAATATGTGCTGTTTCAGCATTGATTACAGCTTAAGAAAGATGAAACTGCCAAAATTGTGTGTTCTTTTAAAACAGTAATCCAACATGCCACCGTAGTTTCCATGCCAAGCACATAATTGTATGGAGGGAAAATGTGTACTGAAGAAATCGCCAGATCGGTGTGTATTCTCGTCCCATTGTAAAATGATCTATCACTATCTCAACAGAAAATGCAGCTTGTGTAGCTTAAACTTTTAATAGTGCGATGGCTTTCTTATGTTTCGGTTACTTCATATCAAAGAAATTTTCCTCGAACAAACTCAGTGCTTGCTCCGACCTGCCAAAATTGTTTGATCTTTCAAAAGTAGTAATCCAACATGCCATCGTAGTTTTCATGCCAAGCACATAATTTTATCTGAGGGATAGAAAAAGGTTGCTCATGGTCATGGAAGTGTGATGTAAAATCTGTAGCCTTTGTGGCACTTCCTGTTTAATGTCTTTAGGTGATCTTAAGATTCCCACTGTTGTTTCTTGGTGATCTTTTGTTCCTTATATTTGCTTTTGCCGCCCAATGCAGGCCAGAACTCTTCAAATCCGAAGTTTCAGATGGATGCGTAGGAAGTTCGCAGGGAGACACCTCCCAACAAGAAGACAATGAGCTCAACTCAAGCGACGATGATGGATTTCCTCCACTAGAGGCCAATACAAACAGGAATAAACCAGCTGACCGGAAATCGGATTCCGACTCAGATTCCGGTTCAACATAAGTCAGAATAGGACTTTTTGAGTTTAGAAACCGACTCTTTGGGTAGTTCTGCAGTGGATGTAGATGAATCACCAGTGAGGATAACAGTGTCAAATTTTAATCCGGAATTTTTGTTGGGTTGACTAGCCATGTAATCTTGTATTCCAATGCAAATACACAGTTAATGGCAAAACAAACATTTATCCAAGTTACTTTTACTGTTGTACTTTCTCTTTTACCGTTGGATTGCGATCGAACAGTAGTTTACTACAATTTTCTTAGTTTAAGAGAACGGGAATTATCGTTGTACGGAGGCTTCATTTTTAACCACTGTGTCTCAGAGTCAAATTacacttacaaaataaaaaattaagatttaaagAAACATGGCACAAAATAATAGAAAAGCCAGGAGGATCTGGCCGGATCTTCTTGTActagtttggtactgatgtgcttttataaaaagtgggtataaaaaaaagttgagctcaaaaaggtggttagtaaacatttaaaaacaacttatttttacaattttgggtgaaaaaaaaactgaaaacgtgaagcaacaAAAATAAGATTATTCTTACAGCACATTAGTAGcagtttttttcaaaacacagcaataccaaaccagccattTGTGTGGATTTTGAGGATCCTCCAATTACATCCGTTCATACATCATGcagtcagaaattattgtaaatttttttatttaaaattgaatataaacagtacctgataaaaactATCAGCACAAAATACAATAAACAGATGTAATTTAAAAATCTTTGAAATGCCGATAAAGAATTTGGCGAGAATCCTCTCTCGTGTAAAAGCGCTTTTAATTGAAGCACTTCCGGACTGTGAGAAATCCCACGGCGGGAAAGTGGACAAGTCTCGGAACCGCGCCAACAGTTAACAGCCTAGCCACGTGGCGTCCTCTCTTTCACTTACGACTCGTGCAACGTtacacaaaattacaaaaagatttttttttttttttttttttttcagcaatTACAGAGCGAGAGTAATTAACAGGCATTCACAAGCTGACAGAGAACGACGTCGTGAAAGTTTCCAAATTCCGCTTTGACACTTGCAAATTCCGAGCCCCGATTTAATTTCCagaaattttggtaatttctttgttttttgaggTGAAGAGATGGCTGTTTCGATGGTCTCAGCAGTGAGAGGCGGTCGTTTGCCGGCACTTCACCGTCATCACGGCCGTCAGATGATTCTGAGCTCGTCCTCCTCGTCGATTATTGGTAGTTGGGGTTCGTTAAAATCATCGAAGCAGCTTAATTGCAGCTCAAACTCAAGGGGCTTCACTCTCTTTGCCCGTTACTCTCAAGCTCAGGATGTTTACTCCTCCCGCCTTCAAGGTGCTTAAATTGTCTCTCCCTTTGGCTTTTGGATTTTGGGTTTGAATCTTGGTTTCTGGGTTTATCTCAAGCTTAAATCTTTATTTGATTTGTGGGTttttttgataatttatttgttacccATGCGAACAAAATAGTAGATTATACTTCTGCTAATGGTTATGTTCTGCtcacattgatatttttaatcATGAAGATGTGAACTTCTTGGTGTTTCGCTTAATGGGTACCTTGAAAAATGTTCattttttcacttcttttaGTGAGTGGTTGGCTGTTGCTTTTTTCATGGATGTACAGAAGTGAAACATAGGTGTAAAAACTGCTGAAGCAGAAGTACAACTCTTCTGTTTGGCAGACAGTTATCAATTAGTTGCATCACCTCTCAGAGTGAGAAGGAAACTTTGATTCGCGCCTTTGTTTAGACCCGGGCATGGGCATCTGTGTTCTTTAGGCTTgaattcttttctttcttgatCATTCTATTCGTTTGAGGTTTTAACATGAAGCTGGAATTTCATGTCGTTACCAGATAGGTTTCAAGACTTGCCTAAACTGGTGGAGGACATTCTCCAAACATCAGTAAGCACAGGCCCACGCGGCGCTCTTAGGATGGTCCAAGGTATTCAGGCGTTTATTGGGGTTGGGGGGGAGTGGCTTGCCGACGTATCAAAGGTAACAGGAACTTCAATTTTTATGGTTTTACTTTCTTTATGCAATAGACTTTGTTTCCTACTGCTCAAGTCTTTCCttttagttatatttttttcaggttttctcattttttattcTGTACATGAGGATTGTGCAAATTTCATATCTTTTCCATTTTAACATATCATCACGAGCATTTGATTGTTGCATTGCTTGCTTGGCTTTCACCTTGTGCAATTGCCAATTGAAAGGGTTCAATGACAACATGTGTTGGTTATAACCAATTCCAATAACTTGGATTAAGATTTCACTCAATTGAGTGTTCTGTTAACACCTAGGTATTCGTTAACACTGACCCTTTTATCTGAATAAGCAAAGTCTTCAGGAGTATACTTGTAAATGACCCTACCTTTTGTCTGTAGTCAGCAAACTCATCTGCCGGATTACCAACCCAACTGCAGCTTGGATTGGTGTCCCCCCTTTATTTGAGGAGATTGTTTGAGCGCATGGGGGCAACCTACGTTAAGTTGGGTCAGGTATATCTTGtttttattcttgttttttGATTGCTACTCCATAAGTTTGTTCATTATATCCAGTGTAAACTagcaaaatattattattttactttacTATCTTTATTCATTCACTGTACACAATCACTAATGCTATGCTATTTACAAATGATAGTTCATTGCATCTGCACCAACATTGTTCCCACCAGAATATGTTGAAGAATTTCAGAACTGCTTTGACAGAACTCCTGCAGTACCCTTTGCGGAGATTCAAGCAATCTTGCGACAGGAATTGGGAAGACCAATTGACAGTGTTTATGAATATGTTGACCCAACCCCGCTTGCTTCAGCCTCAATAGCACAAGTTCTTTTCTCTTCCTATCAAATTTCTTATGTTCCTCAATCATTCTGTAAGCTTAGTAATAAGATTTGTGATATATTATGTTTAGGTTCATGCTGCAAGGCTAAGAGGCTCCCAAGAAGATGTAGTTATAAAGATCTTGAAACCTGGAATAGAAGATATGTTGGTTGCAGATCTAAATTTTATCTACATTGTTGTCCGCATTTTGGAATTCTTGAGTCCTGATATAAGCCGTGCTTCATTGGTATGTGGACAAAAATTTCTGCAGTTGTAACAATTGACTTTGACTCTTATTGTGGATGACAAGCATAAGCATACTAATTATTTTCGTACTCTTTAAATCATTTACACTGCCAATTTCTTTAGTTACAAGTTTTATTCTGTGAAAGCACAAACATTTAAGCTGATTGTGTAATTATTAGTATCCTTTGGACTCTATGAGTAGTGAAATAATTTGGGACAATGTCAGCATCTTTGATGCTTATTCTTCTATCCTGCCTTGCTCAAAAGAATAAATGTCCATCTAGTATGCATTCATATGTTGCGAAATGATGGTGGATAGAAGTTTCCTTTGTAATCTGTTCATCGTTTCAGTAGGTTGGTATTGTGCAAGATATACGGGAGTCCGTGCTTGAAGAAGTTGATTTCTATAAGGAGGCTGCAAACATTGAGTCCTTTAGGAGATATTTAGAAGCCATGGGACTCACAAGGCAGGCTACGGCTCCAAAAGTGTATCACCAATGCAGCAGCAAACGAGTTTTAACAATGGAGAGGCTGTACGGAGTTCCTCTTACTGACTTAAACAGTATAAGTTCCTTTGTCTCTAATCCGGAGACCAGTCTCATAACTGCCCTTAATGTGTGGTAGGACTTGAATATTTTATCCACCATTCAGTGCTTGTAGTTTTTGTGTTCATTTATTTGTCAAAATTTTTACCTTGTCGCTTGCTATGAAATGTCTCTGTAGGTTTGGCAGTTTGCTTGCCTGTGAAAGCTTCCACGCAGATGTGCATGCAGGGAACCTGTGGTTGTTGCGCGATGGCCGCATTGGGTTTCTTGATTTTGGTATTCATATATCTTCATGCACCAATTGTACTCATTGCTGACTTATAGTTCTGATTGTCTgtcgtatttttttttcaatgtttcatttgcTTATACAATATCTGCACATATGACTAAAGGTTTATACCTTATATAATATATACTAAGCAGAAAAAAACTTGCCTAATGTTTGTTCTTTAACAACTGTGCATAGTCCCAAGATGCAGTACCTACCATTTGCTTGAAAGTTTTAGAAGTTCTCTGTATTTGTCCAATCTTTCAAATGTTATTGAAGTATTTTTGCTTGCGTTTGACTTAAATTTACAGGAATTGTTGGCCGTATATCCCCAAAAACATGGGGTGCCATGGAAATCTTTTTGGCATCAATTGCAGCTGAAGAATATGAATCAATGGCATCTGCGCTGATTGAAATGGGTGCTACAGACACAAATGTTGATACTAAGGCCTTTGCAAGAGACTTGGAAAAGATGTTCTCATCAATAAAGGCAAGCATTAAATTCAGGAGTTTGCTAATTGTGTTTTGCTTTCCAAAAAGGTTAATTTTTCGGTCTGTACTTGTTCTGAGACCATTTCAGAGCTAAGGGAAATTCATGTTTAGCAGAATGGTGCAGCCAAAAGATACCCCTTTTCCTTGCCCTTAAATATTGTGCTGTTTAAAAGAATTCATACTGAAAGAGGTGTGTTGAATCGGAAGTGGCAATAGCCGGATTTAGAATATAGAACGGAAGTGGCTAAATCAGCTTATTGATAACAATCACATTTGCTTCTTACAACTCCTCATGTGCAGGATTTGGATACTGAAGTAGTCATAGCAACTGCCAGGGAGCCATCTACGAATGCAACTGCTGTCTCTGCTAATCTAGTTGTTGATGAGAGACAAATGAATGCACTTTTTCTCGATGTGGTACGCTGTTGACTCCCTTTAGGTTTACATGCCTGCATGATTTAGCGCTGCTTCTGTAGCTTGTGCCATCTTTTGGCAAATTGTTCTGAAGCCACAAACTGCTCGCAtgttcttatttcagattcggGTTAGtgaatcatatggattgaaaTTCCCGCGAGAGTTTGCACTTCTCCTGAAGCAGCTTTTGTATTTTGATCGGTACACCCGTTTGTTGGCCCCGAACTTGAATATGCTCCAAGACCAAAGGATTTCCATCGCTTCTAATCGAAGAACCAACTACAGGAACAATTTCAGATGAACCTAGGAAGTGCAGATGCAGCTTCTTGTAGGTTGTGTAAATGTAAATAAAAAGTTCTCCAGCATTCGGAGTTACATTCAATAGGAACGATATCGAGAACAAGAAGAATATTGTACTCTATACTATACGAAAGCAAAGCGTGTATCGTTTTTTGTTGGAATTGATCATATCAgattcttctcctttttttttttttttttttttttttttttgagaagaaactataacaatttattaaaaaaagaaaagtgaaaaacacagaagtggataagaaatccaccaagaacAGAACAAGAAAATCTCTCATGAGGATCTGATTACAAGTAGGaaaatctcaaccaaatcaCTTTACGACTGCTAACATATCCCACAGTATGTgagaaagagagtaattcttaaaATCATTTGAAACTGAAGCCCAAAGGGCTGTCCAATATCTTACTCTTCCCCATAGATCTGCTACCCCCACACCAGCATAATCCTCAAAAATTCTTTTGTTAAGCTCCAACCAAATGTTCCAAAAAACTGCCGACACCAGACAACCCCGCAAAGCTTTAGCTTTCCTCCCAATTCCTAGAGCCTCAAAATTGGTGCTTAGAAGCTCGAAACAACCCTTTGGAACGACCCAACTAACTCTAACCTCCTGAAACAATTTCCACCACAGTTGAATCGtgtaagaacaatgaagaaaaatatggtTAACACTCTCCTCCTTCGCTTTACACAAACTGCACCAATGGGGAGAAAAGCAAATAAAAGGGCTTCTCCTTTGAATTTGATCACAAGTGTTTGAGAGATTCTTCTCCTATTTTATGTATGGTTTTATGTATAGTTGCACAGGATATGTTgcatataaacaaataaatgaaatagaaatcTCTGGTAAACTTGTATATACACACAACGATCGAAAACTTGATTTCTACATCTTGACATATACTCACTCGTGGGATACTATATCAGAAAGAACGAAAGGAGAGTCCTTTCGCGAAAAACTTTCAAGTCCTAACATGTAGATATGGCAAAAATACGGCAATGTCTGTGTTCGAATCACTTCCCGGAAACCTTTGCTTCCGTCAGGGTTCTATTCACTTTCTCCGACTTTGCAATGCTTCGGGGTCCGGCAAGTGAGACGAATAAGTTCTTCCATTTGAGAAGAATCCTCGGAGCTTCGTGTTATCATACTCTGAGAAATCTGTTACTTCCTTGACCCTCTAATCACCTGGCTTGGCGAAGCATAGCCCATGAGTTTATGAAGTGGTGAACTCGACTTTGCTGGCAGCTCCTCGATTTCTGAGGATAACGACGGTCTTGCTGGCACAAATGTTTCAATTGGATTCTTATCTTTGTTCTGAGACTGTCTCAAAACAAGCTCCTTCCTCTCTTTCATTTGATCCAATGAACTATATGACATATTCCGGTTTTCTGAATCGCCTTGAGGAGAGTTGGAGGGTGCGAGAGCTCCTGGATCACCGTCAGTAGAGTAACCGTTGTAGTAAGAGGGTCCGTAACCATAATCATCCGAACATGAAACGGTATCTGCATGTTGAGCCAAATTACCGCCATTGGCGGCAGCATTATAGTCGCCAACCTCACTCGGAGGAGGGGCTATAGCATTCTGTTCATGGGGGACAATATGCGATCTCTTTCGGAGCGAAAATCTGAGCACCTCCAAGCAAGCCCCACATCGAAGTCTATGGTATCTCCTTTTGAAAAGGAGAAAATCTGCTGGTATCTGCAGTAGTTTTGAGCAGTTGTAACAAGTTATGATAGGGGCTCCACCTGCTATGGGTCGGAAATGTCGCTTAGCCAAATGTTGTTTCTCTCTGTAAAGCTTATTCACATCATGCCTTTGGTGCCTCAGATCATCAGACATTGTTTCACGGCCCCAAAGAGGAAAATCAGATTCCACGTACCGTTCGGGAGTTGAAGGACGAGACTCGTCATAGGATGTCCAGCAACTGTGACCAGGGTGAACCCTACATAACCCGTTGTTGCTGCAACGAACGGGTTGAGGCAAAGGTGCTGAGCACTGCCAGTCTTGGGGTTCATAGTG contains the following coding sequences:
- the LOC137734152 gene encoding uncharacterized aarF domain-containing protein kinase At5g05200, chloroplastic encodes the protein MAVSMVSAVRGGRLPALHRHHGRQMILSSSSSSIIGSWGSLKSSKQLNCSSNSRGFTLFARYSQAQDVYSSRLQDRFQDLPKLVEDILQTSVSTGPRGALRMVQGIQAFIGVGGEWLADVSKSANSSAGLPTQLQLGLVSPLYLRRLFERMGATYVKLGQFIASAPTLFPPEYVEEFQNCFDRTPAVPFAEIQAILRQELGRPIDSVYEYVDPTPLASASIAQVHAARLRGSQEDVVIKILKPGIEDMLVADLNFIYIVVRILEFLSPDISRASLVGIVQDIRESVLEEVDFYKEAANIESFRRYLEAMGLTRQATAPKVYHQCSSKRVLTMERLYGVPLTDLNSISSFVSNPETSLITALNVWFGSLLACESFHADVHAGNLWLLRDGRIGFLDFGIVGRISPKTWGAMEIFLASIAAEEYESMASALIEMGATDTNVDTKAFARDLEKMFSSIKDLDTEVVIATAREPSTNATAVSANLVVDERQMNALFLDVIRVSESYGLKFPREFALLLKQLLYFDRYTRLLAPNLNMLQDQRISIASNRRTNYRNNFR